The following DNA comes from Candidatus Alcyoniella australis.
TCGGCAGAGGGCGGCTCGTCCCCCGCGGCGCTGGCCGTGTCCGCCGCGGCGTTGGAATTTTTGGCCGACCTGGGCGTGACCCGCGAGGACTTCACCACCTTCTCCTCGGCCCAGGTTCCCGGCTCGTCCGAACCGCTACGCATTTGGGAGCTGGCCCTGCCCCACGGGCAGCAGGCCCAGGGTCTGGCCGAGCGGCTGGCCGCAACCCTGGTCGATCCGCAACATGGCGTGCGGGCCCAGGTGACGGTCTTTGACTCCAAGACCGCCCAGGTCGAGGTGACCATCGATGACGCGGCCACCCACAACATCCTGATCAGCGATCTGCGGGCCGAGATCGTCCCGGGCGAGGTGGTCTACGGCCACAACCTGCGCGACATCCCGCCGCCGCCGCACCTGACCCAGGGACCGGCCAAGGTGGCGATCATCATCGACGACATCGGCTACCGGCCGCAGATTGAGGCGGCGCTGCTTGAGCTGCCGGCGCAGCTGACTTTCGCCGTGCTGCCCCAATCGCCCTACGGCCGCGAGTTCGCACAGCGGGCCCACGACCAGGGGCGCTGCCTGTTGCTGCACCTGCCGCTGGAACCGTTGGATCGAGCGAACAACAACCCGGGTCCCGGCGCGCTGTTCGCGGCCATGGACGATGAACAGATCAAGCGCATCGTCGAGCAGGACATCGAGTCGGTGCCATTTATCGAGGGCGTCAACAACCACATGGGCAGCCGCTTTACCCAGGAACAGCGGCCGATGCGCACTGTGCTGCGCTTGGTGCAGGCCCACGGCCTGTACTTCATCGACTCGTTGACCACCGGACGCTCGTTGGCTTTCAGCGAGGCGCGCAGCCTCGGGGTGCCCACGGCGCGGCGCGACGTGTTCCTTGACCACGTTCCGTCCTACGAGCACGTGCTGGGTCAGCTCCAGCGCCTGGGCTCCCAGGCCAAGAGCCGCGGGTATGCCGTGGCCATCGGCCACCCCTACGAGGTGACCCTCGCCGCGCTGCGTAAGGGGCTGCCCGAGTTGGAGGCCCAGGGAGTGGTTGTTGTCCCGATTCGGGACATTGTTTATTGATCGGTCGATCAATCATGCCGATTAATTTTGTGATGTTGCTTACAAAAACAAGCCCGAGCACCTGATCAGATTGAAAAAAGTTATATATAAACAGTTAGTTATAATAAATGCGTGAATCATATGCATTTGAAAGTAAATAATGATATTTGTAACCAAGGATACTTATAATACGATTGATTCACATATAATTTAAGCGTTGACACTGCTCATGGGGCTGTGCTAAAAACTCGCACCTTTGAATAGGCAAAATCACGAAACCATGAGAACAAAATAAGAAACCACGGGAAAAAGGGTTAAAAAATGATCAAAATTAGCGCGAAGGCCGAGTACGCGGTGTTGGCAGTGATGGAACTGGCAATACGCAAGGAGAATCCCGAGCCGTCCAAGATCAGGGATATTGCCAAGGCGCAGGGGATTCCCGAGAAGTATCTGGTTCAGATACTGATTCAACTGCAGCGCGCTGATTTCGTCCGTTCGGTCAGAGGAGCCCGCGGCGGCTACAATCTGGCCATGGATCCCAACGAAATTAAGATCGTGGACGTAGTGGCGGCTGTGGACGGTCCGATCAAGGCTCCGAGCAAGCGCGGCAAACAGCAGGACAAGGCCCGCATAATGCTCAGCAGCCTGTGGGACGAGGTCTACAAGCGCACCTCCAACTGCCTGAGCGATATCACGATCAGCACCCTGGTCGCCCAGTATCAGGGCGGCGAGCAGATGTACTACATCTAGTCTGCCTGCAACGGCGAACGATGCCGAGTGTATCGGTCGCACAATAGAATAAGTCAATCAAGACCACGGGCTTGGCATATTGCCGGGTCCGTTGTTTTTTGCGACTGCGCTTCGGCTTGCCTGTTGCGCGGTTTGCCGCTAGTTTTGTCTTCCAAAACAGGGGGGATGAAATGAGCGTTAGCATGCGTGTGATCGTCCTGATTACGGTTCTGGCCCTGGGATTGACCACGGTCTGGCTGCTCAATCCGTCGCAGGCCGCTGCCCAGGGCGACGACCAGGGTGAAGACGGTGACGCCGACGTGATCTACGTCTGTCCCAACCATCCGGAGATCTGGTCGGAGAAGCCCGGCGTGTGCCCCAAGTGCGGCGCCACGTTGGTCAAGAAAACCAAGTAGCTTCCTCACGCATTGACCAAAAGAATTAACGCACGCGCGTTTCCGCGGGCTCTGTTCGCCGTCTGGATGCTCGTGATCATGTTTGCAGGCTGCGACGCGGGCGGTGATGACGACCAGGACAATGGGGATCAGCTACCTGCGCCGCTGCTGATCGAACTCGGAGCGGCCCCGGACGAGGTGCCGCTGCTGTGGGGCGTGGACCAGCCGTACCCCACGCGCTTTGATTCAACCCACCGCGATGCCCAGAGTCTCGACGGCCGCTGGCTGTTCACCGTTGATCCCGACGATCAGGGATTCGATCAAGCCTGGTATTCGCCGCAGTACGACCGCGCGGACTGGGACGGCCTGGAGGTCCCCGGCTCGTGGAACGCACTGCGGCCGGAGCTGTTTCGCTATCGCGGCCCGGCCTGGTACGCCCGCGGATTCACGGTTGCGCCGCGCGCAGGGCGCACGCGCCTGCGTTTCGGCGCGGCATTCCTGCGCGCCCAGGTCTGGGTCAACGGCAGCTACGTGGGTTCGCACAGCGGCGGGTACACGCCGTTTGAGATCGACGTTACCGACGTAATCCGGCATGGACAGAACCTGGTGGTGGTCCGCGTGGACAACCGCATCACTCGCGAGACGATCCCCTGCCTGACCCTGGCCAATTCCGAGGGGCACGGCTGGTATCCCTGGGGCGGTTTGACGCGCAGCGTCGTGCTCGAGCGCGTTGACGAACCCTATGTGGCCAAGGTCGACCCGGGCGCGAGCGTCGATCCGCAGACCTCTCGCGGATCGATCGACGCGCGGATCGTCTTGCATCGCATGACCCTCGGCTCAACGGATGCGACCGTGCGCGTGCTGGTCGAGGATCTCGAGGGCCGGGCTTTGGCCGACTCGGGCCAGGTGGCGCTCGAACCGTTCGAGTCGGGTAGCCGGGCCCTGGCCGCCACGGCAGAGCTGGGCGAGGTCGAGCTGTGGGACCACAACACGCCGCAGCACCAGTACCAGCTACGGGTGATCGTCGAGTCCGAATCGGGCCGCGACGAGACCGTGAGCCGCTTGGGCTTTCGCAGCTTCGAGGTGCGCGGACCCGATCTGTATCTCAACGGTCGGCGTGAGTGGTGGCGCGGGATGAACCGCCACGAGGACTGGCCCGGCGTGGGCGCGGCGCAGAGCGACGAATCGATCGTCAGCGACGTGGCGAGCATGCTCGATCTGGGCGTCAACCACCTGCGGCCCGCGCACTATCCGCCCGACCCGCGCTTCCTCGACGCCTGCCGCGACGCGGGAATCAGCCTGACTCTCGAGGTTCCGGTCTACCAACTCGACCTCTGGCAGTTAAACGACGAGGCGCTGCGCCTTGAGGCGCAGCAGCAGCTGGCCGAGATGATCGAGCGCGACCGCAACAACCCGGCGATCGTCGCCTGGAGCCTGAGCAACGAGATTTGGTCGATGGCTCCATCGGCCGAGCTGTTCATGTCCGGGATGAACGCCACGGCCAAACGTTTCGATCCTCGGCGGCCGACCATGGTCGTGTTGGTCGGCGACTTGCTCAATTGGTTCCCCGAGGAATTCGCAACATCCAACGCCGACATCGTCGGCGTGAACATCTACCTGGGCTGGTACAGCGGCACCCTGGGCGCGTGGGGACCGTTTCTCGATTCCCTTGAGCAGCGGTTCGCCGACCGGCCGCTGGTGATCTCGGAGTTCGGCACCGGCGCGCTGCAAGGGCGTCACCTGCCGGCTTTCCCGACCCAGGACGAGCCGCTGGACGACCACAGTTACTCTGAGGAGTTCCAGGCCGTGTTCCTGCAAAACGCCCTGGATGCCGTTGTCGCGCGGCCCTGGATCGACGGGACCATGCCTTGGTCGCTGACCGACTTTCGCTACGAGTGGGTGCCGGACACCGGCGTGCATCCGATTCCGTTTCGCAACCTCAAGGGGCTGCTTTCCCTTGATCGGATTCCCAAGCTGGGCTACGAATTCGTGCGACTGCAATATCAGGCGCTGGCCGCGGACGAGCTCTGGCCGTTGCCTGGAGATTCACAGGAAAACCGATGAACAAGACCGCTTTTATCGCCGGGGCCACGGCCTACACAACGCGCTACGTGCTCGAGCAGCCCAGTGACGTACAATTCCGATTGTGGCTGCGTCCGGACTCGCCGCACTTCGAGCGGTTC
Coding sequences within:
- a CDS encoding divergent polysaccharide deacetylase family protein; this encodes MAGPPLIRFLKRAEELLGRASAAHVLFIGLAGLALFLLITVPLVSLMGDAQPGQPAPQRETAVDPASAEGGSSPAALAVSAAALEFLADLGVTREDFTTFSSAQVPGSSEPLRIWELALPHGQQAQGLAERLAATLVDPQHGVRAQVTVFDSKTAQVEVTIDDAATHNILISDLRAEIVPGEVVYGHNLRDIPPPPHLTQGPAKVAIIIDDIGYRPQIEAALLELPAQLTFAVLPQSPYGREFAQRAHDQGRCLLLHLPLEPLDRANNNPGPGALFAAMDDEQIKRIVEQDIESVPFIEGVNNHMGSRFTQEQRPMRTVLRLVQAHGLYFIDSLTTGRSLAFSEARSLGVPTARRDVFLDHVPSYEHVLGQLQRLGSQAKSRGYAVAIGHPYEVTLAALRKGLPELEAQGVVVVPIRDIVY
- a CDS encoding Rrf2 family transcriptional regulator produces the protein MIKISAKAEYAVLAVMELAIRKENPEPSKIRDIAKAQGIPEKYLVQILIQLQRADFVRSVRGARGGYNLAMDPNEIKIVDVVAAVDGPIKAPSKRGKQQDKARIMLSSLWDEVYKRTSNCLSDITISTLVAQYQGGEQMYYI
- a CDS encoding heavy metal-binding domain-containing protein, with the translated sequence MSVSMRVIVLITVLALGLTTVWLLNPSQAAAQGDDQGEDGDADVIYVCPNHPEIWSEKPGVCPKCGATLVKKTK
- a CDS encoding glycoside hydrolase family 2 TIM barrel-domain containing protein, producing the protein MTKRINARAFPRALFAVWMLVIMFAGCDAGGDDDQDNGDQLPAPLLIELGAAPDEVPLLWGVDQPYPTRFDSTHRDAQSLDGRWLFTVDPDDQGFDQAWYSPQYDRADWDGLEVPGSWNALRPELFRYRGPAWYARGFTVAPRAGRTRLRFGAAFLRAQVWVNGSYVGSHSGGYTPFEIDVTDVIRHGQNLVVVRVDNRITRETIPCLTLANSEGHGWYPWGGLTRSVVLERVDEPYVAKVDPGASVDPQTSRGSIDARIVLHRMTLGSTDATVRVLVEDLEGRALADSGQVALEPFESGSRALAATAELGEVELWDHNTPQHQYQLRVIVESESGRDETVSRLGFRSFEVRGPDLYLNGRREWWRGMNRHEDWPGVGAAQSDESIVSDVASMLDLGVNHLRPAHYPPDPRFLDACRDAGISLTLEVPVYQLDLWQLNDEALRLEAQQQLAEMIERDRNNPAIVAWSLSNEIWSMAPSAELFMSGMNATAKRFDPRRPTMVVLVGDLLNWFPEEFATSNADIVGVNIYLGWYSGTLGAWGPFLDSLEQRFADRPLVISEFGTGALQGRHLPAFPTQDEPLDDHSYSEEFQAVFLQNALDAVVARPWIDGTMPWSLTDFRYEWVPDTGVHPIPFRNLKGLLSLDRIPKLGYEFVRLQYQALAADELWPLPGDSQENR